The genomic interval tgggtacccatagaacccattctcattcacatgtcttgaggtcagaggtcaagggaccccattgaaaatggccatgccagtttttccttcgccaaaatctaaattaagtttggagtgttatttagcctcctttgcgagaagctagtatgacatggtcatAGACATGGACATGGACATCTGCCACGACCGGTTgggtttagagagagagagagagagagagagagagagagagaaagagacagagagacatacaGAGACATACGGGCTTTccagcggagcttccagctatctcggtcctccatacatctggctagctcgccagcactctTCACTCTGCATCTCTCCTCAGCacgtccatgtatgttggtgtgggacgtccccgTGATCGATGCCTGTGCGTTGGCTCCCACAGCACCatcatgcttgctgggagttcttgatgtctttggcagtgaccggcAAGTCTCATTCTCCTGGCTGCCACTTTCTCGCTTAGCCTTGCTAGTCTCTTGCCTTTTTATAAAAGTTAAAACAACAGTGCGAGCCCAGCTTCCTGAGGCTAAAACAGAGAGTGAGAAAGGTAGAAAAGCCCCTTTGTACTGACACTTTAGTTTGAAGCGCAACCACACCAATGCTAAAGTTTCCATGCATCATTTGTTCGTCAGTGGtgactgtgaatgtgtgtgtcttcttgtgtgtgtttgtgtgaaagtaGAAATGGTGTTATGGCTAAACAAACGCGCCGGTCCCTATAAATAGATAGGTTGTTGGTCGttctttttgctttctttttacaCCTTTCAAACAAACCCCCACTCTAACTCTTTGATGATTATTTTGAGGCCAGAGTTTGTGGTGTTGCACTGGGCTGCATTATATTGTCAGGTGTTCCTGTCCATGTTATAGTGGGGGTGTCGACCACTGCACAtacatgttttatattaatCACCTTGTTAatcattgtattgttttatttgtggtCTCCTCCCTCAGATAAAGATATGCAGGTCAGAAACTGTAAATCGTCTCCAGGTTAATGTAATACTGTGAGAGCGTCGCTCTGCTGCTTCCTCTCACCAGCCCTCTGAAAAGAAGTGATGTGAGtatagaggatggatggtttaaCAGCCCTCCTCTGTACGCTGTGCTCTTCCTGTtcaagtgattgacaggcagAGTGGGCGGGTCATCATTGATGATGTGGAGCATCTGAATTGGCTcacacaacatttaaaatgaCTCCTCTATCATCGTGTATCACTCTTGCAAATGGCTGGATGCATCTTTTTTAAATGCACACAAATCAATCTGATCTGTAAATCTCTGTTTAGTGCTACAGACATTGTTGTAGGGTTTCCTGTTAGACCTAAATACATAGGCCTGTATATTTACAGATAAATAATAACAAAGGCTAGGCTAGGTTAGCTATTGGAAAAAGTTAATTGTAAATCTTCTGTTTGTGGaatcatttcactttcactaAAAGATGGCAGTGATGTAAAGAGAGCAAATTATATATGTTATCAAATCCAATCTAATACAGAGGAGCCATTTAATGTAGAAAAgggagaaaaatgttttatccTGAATATGTGCACAAATACAGACACTCAATGGTGTgaagaacacacaaacaaacacttagATTGGCAAAGCATTTCAAGCTCAGCACTCTTCCTTAGAAAGCATCCCAATCATAAAATCCAGACAAACTGTTACCATTTATAACTGCGTTGTTTTACATGTGTCACACACTTAGtgttgtgtaggatttggcggcatctagtggtgtggctgcagattgcaaccaactgagtacccctccgctcactcctagctttccaagactgcagtaacgtgagccgcacagtgcaaaactgtggtaacgccattcacttcgctcagaggccatccttaccaaaatagcactactttaggagcaactgaagtcagacggcggctggcggtaccacggtttacactctgcagctcacgttaccgcagtttcacgtGTGTCGGACAACTATGAGGGCCTTctggtttcaggtgattatacactaatgaaaacacagttagaAAACAtagtaaaaatggaaaaaatgcaCCTGCCATCTAGTTTCTATCTAGGCTACAACCTTCATAAATATGGTGGTACAAGATAGATCTAGATATACCCGACTACTACgactaacataaaaaatataaacatagaataactaCTATATACattgtgcaagttacaatgttttgtttttaaattaaaaatagtaataattgAAGAAGTACAACAgtgaatgaaaacaacatttcGTGAACCAGTTTTTTTTTGGGTAACTGTAGTTCACATTAAGatcaaatcatctgttgaggTTACTCTCAGTGTCAGTTGTAGAAAACCACCATGAAACAAATACGTGCTGTCGgtgttttgtcatgtgtttaAGCTGGGCAATGGGTGGTATTATTTCCACTGGTGGTTTAGTGAAACACTAACATAACGAGGGGCCAATCGGATTGCTCTGAAATTGTTCCCTCCCACTTCATATGATTACATTAAGGCGAATCATCTTCCAGTACGATCTAATTTAACTGCAGTCTCCAGTGGATTAACCAGATAATGATGATCgtgttttattttctgctgaTGCTCAGAGTCGGGCGTAAGTACATGTAGAAATATCAGATTTGCtcaagatatatatttatagttttgACAGTAATTTAGCAGCACATGCATGATTCTTTCTCTGTCATTAATCACTGATCAATGCTTCTCTAATATTTTCAGGATGCACAGATGATCAGATCTTTGAGATAAAGACTGTTGGTGTTGGAGATGATGTGACTTTGACGTGTCCTCGCCAGAAATCTGAGTCCCAAGAAACTTTGTTTTGGGTCAGACTTGTTTCTGGAAATTTTCCTGAATTTTTGGGAGGAACGTTTATTTTTGATTATAAGGCTGTTAATAAGACTCCTCGCTTTACAGCAGAACAAGGACCTGGAACATTTCTTCTGCATATTCATGAAACAAAGCCAAGCGATACTGGAGTTTACTACTGTATAAAAGTAAACCAactcaaaatgacatttttgaaaGGAACATTTCTGAGaattaaaggtaaataaaatacagcaaaagTATCACATTacttaaaaaatgtattcatttatgcttacatcaaacatttaataaaagcAGATTACATAGTTTAATGTTTTGCTACATTTTTGTAAGATACTACATGTTTCAATTGTTTatgtatataaattaaaaaaaaaatcttttaattgAAGTGAGTAAAGCATGTTTTTTATCGTCTTTGTATTTCCCAGGACCAGAACCTGATATCTCTGTCGTCATTCAATACTTTCCGTCTGATCCGGTCCGTCCAGGAGACTCAGTGACTCTGCAGTGTTCAGTCCTCTCTGACTCTGAGAGCAAATGTCCAGGAGAACACAGTGTGTTCTGGTTCAGAGCCGGATCTCATGAATCTCATCCCAGTTTAATTTACGCTCATGGAAACGGTGGTGAATGTGAGAATAGTACCGAGGCTCGCTCTCCACAGAAATGTGTCTACAGCTTTTCTAAGAACGTCAGCTCCTCTGATGCCGGGACTTATTACTGTGCTGTGGCCACGTGTGGGGAGATATTATTTGGAAATGGAACAAAACTGGACGTGGAAGGTAAATGCAGATCATTTCCATATTAACCATTAATAATCATTACTTTTGATTCTGGTAGAAACAATTAAAATCAAGTATCACAAAGCATTTGTTCCTCCTGtgttataactagggctgtcaatcgattaaagaaatgtatttgcgattaatcgcacatttgtttatctgtttaaaatgtatcttaaagggagatttgtcaagtatttaatactcttatcaacatgggagtgggcaaatatgctgctttatgcaaatatatgtatgtatttattattggaaatcaattaaaaacacaaaacaatgacacatattgtccagaaaccctcacaggtactgcatttagtataataaatatgctcaaatcataacatggcaaactgcagcccaacaggcaacagcagctatcagtgtgtcagtgtgctgacttgactatgacttgccccaaactgcatgtgattatcataaagtcggcatgtatgtaaaggggagactcgtgggtacccatagaacccattttcattcacatatcttgaggtcagaggtcaacggacccctttgaaaatggccatgacagcttttccacgccaaaattttgcgcaagtttggcgCCTTTTTTAACCTagatgccagtaccttcactctagctttaaaactgagcctgcgacaacctccgaaagatctgTTAagctaatgcattaaagaaattagtggctttaaaacgattttgcattgacacgttattatcgccttaactttgacagccctagttataacaTCTTGTCAAAATAGTTGTTAATTTTCATTATTTGCTCCTTTTCATATAGTTTCAGGACTCAACATCTGGGATCTGCAGAAGGCCAACGCAGTTCTGATTCTGTCATGTGCAGCTTTGGCTATAAGTCTGATTGTTATTGCCTTCCTGATTTATACcatcaagataaaaacatgCGATTGTTGCAACGGTAATAGAAGTTTCTCATACAGTTTTTTGCAAAAGCTAACTTTCCCAGGATTACTGATTACTGATTTGTGTAAATGAACCTACAGCGTCTTTCTTCTTAtatctgtgttttcattttataataCAGCTGCAACAGCCAGTGGTCatcaccaaagtcagcaggTAAGGAATTTAAAGAAATGTTctctatatatatgtaaatattaatgCATGCTGTCACATGAgatttttccacattttttatttatatagagaGATGAGGACTCATTGACCTATTCTGCTCCAACCTTCACCAAGAGGAAAACtggcagagcagagagaagaaaggTAGAAACAGCAGAGGGAGAGACGATCTACAATGATGTCAGGACTCGAGTGATAGATTAACAATCTACTGGATCTGCTAGTTAAAGATAGACTgttgtaaatatgctgcttcacaTCAATTTCACATCTGATATCGGTAACAATATTTTATTTGGGTAACCTTAAACATGTTTCATGTATCATTTTGACATTATTTTCTGTCCCATCCGTTTGCAATCATTGGaagacttttttatataaaagggCATGAATTATCATGATGCAAAATGTAATAGTTTTAATGGCTTTTGGTGATATTCTACGGCATCTCATAtctatttgtttcttttttaaggTTTTTCAGGTAAAACTTTAGttttctctttgcttttataATGACATagtttaacttttaaatgtttactcatgatctgtttattttgaaaataacttTATAAGTTAGCATCTAGTATAAGACAGTAAGATTGATTGGTTTTCTTGTTTAATGTTTGCAACACAgtggaaacaaataaaatacttttaaagtaAGAGACTCAAACAGCGTCATcattctatattgcttaattgttctTATTTGTGCTTGCTCAAGCTGATATCTTACCACACTAAAAAtctattgattttcaacatttttattaaaacatgttaCTCACATTTGctcatgaaaataaaaaacaaacagactttGCAAATAGATTTTGCATGAATAAAAATCCACAGGGTTCAACAAGTAGGCCTGTAATGCATTTTAGCACTTGCCGTttccttgtctggaagtcaaaggGGTTTTAGTTAGATGCATGAAATAAGGTGCTTAagagattttattgttttgttctacaatataaaatacgacagtaaatatcccactcgaggattttgaagcctttacgtgtcttcaaaaaggcggttgccaacaagtggctaaatgagactacttacCGTCATCACGCCGACATGTCcacctttacttttttttctgtaataa from Sebastes fasciatus isolate fSebFas1 chromosome 10, fSebFas1.pri, whole genome shotgun sequence carries:
- the LOC141775952 gene encoding signal-regulatory protein beta-2-like, which translates into the protein MIVFYFLLMLRVGRCTDDQIFEIKTVGVGDDVTLTCPRQKSESQETLFWVRLVSGNFPEFLGGTFIFDYKAVNKTPRFTAEQGPGTFLLHIHETKPSDTGVYYCIKVNQLKMTFLKGTFLRIKGPEPDISVVIQYFPSDPVRPGDSVTLQCSVLSDSESKCPGEHSVFWFRAGSHESHPSLIYAHGNGGECENSTEARSPQKCVYSFSKNVSSSDAGTYYCAVATCGEILFGNGTKLDVEGCTDDQIFETKTVGVGDDDQTLISPQPLHLIQSVQEPQ